Proteins encoded within one genomic window of Gambusia affinis linkage group LG23, SWU_Gaff_1.0, whole genome shotgun sequence:
- the LOC122826769 gene encoding protein-methionine sulfoxide oxidase mical3b-like isoform X5, with the protein MGDESYPECQAQELFDEFVSASTCRAALRCFTQLCEHLQLDRSTTEKPLYQPIKRRLNYWKANALWAKLDRRAAQQEYQRGRVCRNMTCVIIGAGPCGLRTAVELCFMGARVVVLEKRDSFSRNNVLHLWPFTIYDLRGLGAKKFCGKFCAGSIDHISIRQLQLVLLKVALLLGAEVHVNVEFKQLVEPPEDQHRNKEGWRMEVSPKSHPVSQMEFDVIIGADGRRNTLPGFRRKEFRGKLAIAITANFKNRNTSAEAKVEEISGVAFIFNQRFFQELRQETGIDLENIVYYKDDTHYFVMTAKKQSLLDKGVILQDFPDTEQLLSRGNVDQDALQAYAREAADFSTNHQLPILDFAMNHYGQPDVAMFDFTCMYASENAALIRQHHGHQLLVTLVGDSLLEPFWPMGTGVARGFLAALDSAWMIRSWAQGRAPLDVLAERESLYRLLPQTTPENMQKSIGLFTVDPVTRYMNISPLTVTPAQVRHLVHTGREAGLNTSESDIIRLPSPRLSRQESFSQSNLLLTWCQQQTHGYRGVAVCDLTTSWKSGLALCALIHRCQPDLIDYDSLDESSVEENIRLAFDVAEQEFGISPLMTVEEMSSVGEPDCLSMVMYLSQFYQLHKESLHPAGSLSQNADLRAALFTPASLLSRLGTSPSRKRNPKEHGDALGKRRRTSPECGELQESQDFNGDFEENFVGGTSRSRVRLMANQLQAKLDEGSATCVTSSSSSASALRQQQGAPSSLPPSESADPPQATPPVQSSSWRPKKRTLQQEQMSFRFRERIKSQWADSRDQQCLQMYTAGVSSLAEQLTSRFQRQQQSSLVSVGSDVCFFCKQKVYVMERLSAEGLFFHRSCFHCDSCSAPLRLVSYSYDQDAGRFRCLQHPDCRPAAPRKRATPTGTSAPSPSSAASLSGSLSERRRSSAASLMAATPERIELENRRKEEEVPEEVQNRVNLSQAVHVSSEEEEDEGPGCEEEEDEGPGCEEEEDEGPGCVTSQEANALRRETLREEEEGSAEDQSSDEFPPLGPPVKRGSAPSSLTPPTGPTPSTASFVTSSDSTPDSDFTKTPLSPVVVMETAAGGRGSFDDITPELPQKKPLLQQEDRGAEPEEESGGMRRRSHREPLSTLPLLPGGGALFLLKKLREAPPPGQVELGGGGARGLLKAVLPGNRKEQKRRGGTLPAEKLKRLPVNHSRITVAGEESTLESSTLLQRCSLKPGNNLQLELFDLVSELQRVSVEEEEVEEENQVYVPHALAFRRSYGDKRKKRVRDSVPDSDGQSSCPTEVVGVLVPPKEPSSLSVREAMFEKQEGDEDGDLDAKITRRVQRAARRQAKKEQLKRLHKAQMIQQRLQQVEVKQRELEDRGVMVEKALRGEADYWEDSSHGPDTELHLGGLGKLDNLVLMQQWFRLVQQKNSLVRYESELMIFARELQLEDRQSRLQQELRERMAVNDHLKGEEQLDEERRILEEMLEVVEQRDALVALLEEQRLLDRQQDQNLEVLLAGALSWA; encoded by the exons ATGGGAGACGAGtcttacccagaatgccaaGCTCAGGAGCTGTTTGATGAGTTTGTGTCAGCATCAACCTGCAGGGCGGCGCTGCGCTGCTTCACCCAGCTGTGCGAACATCTGCAACTGGATCGCAGCACCACCGAAAAGCCTCTCTACCAACCAATCAAACGGCGGCTCAACTACTGGAAGGCCAATGCTCTGTGGGCCAAACTGGACCGGAGGGCGGCACAGCAGGAGTACCAGAGAGGCCGGGTCTGcagaaacatgact TGTGTGATCATCGGGGCGGGGCCTTGTGGTCTCAGGACAGCGGTGGAGCTCTGCTTCATGGGAGCCCGAGTGGTAGTCCTGGAGAAAAGGGACTCGTTCTCCAGAAACAACGTGCTCCACCTTTGGCCCTTCACCATCTATGACCTGAGGGGCCTCGGGGCCAAAAAGTTCTGCGGAAAGTTTTGTGCAGGCTCCATCGACCACATCA GTATTCGCCAGCTGCAGCTCGTTCTGCTGAAGGTGGCCTTGCTCCTTGGGGCTGAAGTCCATGTCAATGTTGAGTTCAAGCAGCTGGTGGAGCCACCAGAGGACCAGCACAGAAACA AGGAGGGCTGGAGGATGGAGGTGAGTCCAAAGTCCCACCCAGTCAGTCAGATGGAGTTTGACGTCATCATTGGAGCAGATGGACGCAGGAACACACTGCCAG GCTTCAGGCGTAAGGAGTTCAGGGGAAAACTGGCCATTGCCATCACAGCcaacttcaaaaacagaaacacctcAGCCGAGGCCAAAGTGGAAGAGATCAGCGGAGTGGCTTTCATCTTCAACCAGAGATTCTTTCAGGAGCTGCGGCAAGAAACTG GTATTGACTTGGAGAACATCGTCTACTACAAGGACGACACACACTACTTTGTTATGACAGCAAAGAAACAGAGCCTCTTGGACAAAGGAGTCATTCTACAA GACTTTCCGGACACAGAGCAGCTCCTCTCTCGAGGGAATGTGGACCAGGATGCTTTGCAGGCATACGCCCGTGAGGCCGCAGACTTCTCCACCAATCACCAGCTGCCAATCCTGGACTTCGCCATGAACCACTACGGTCAGCCGGACGTCGCCATGTTCGACTTTACCTGCATGTACGCATCAGAAAACGCTGCCTTGATTCGCCAGCACCACGGACACCAGCTGCTGGTCACATTGGTTGGAGACAGTCTGCTGGAG CCCTTTTGGCCGATGGGGACAGGTGTGGCACGGGGATTCCTAGCAGCTCTGGATTCAGCCTGGATGATCAGAAGTTGGGCTCAGGGTAGAGCACCATTAGATGTCCTGGCTGAGAG GGAGAGTCTGTACCGTCTGCTGCCTCAGACGACTCCAGAGAACATGCAGAAGAGCATCGGTCTGTTCACCGTAGATCCGGTAACGAGATACATGAACATCAGCCCTCTGACCGTCACACCTGCTCAG GTGAGACACCTGGTACATACAGGTAGAGAGGCGGGGCTAAACACAAGTGAGAGTGATATTATCCGGCTGCCTTCCCCCAGACTTTCAAGACAAG AGTCCTTCTCTCAGTCCAATCTGCTGCTGACTTGGTGTCAGCAGCAGACTCATGGTTACAGAGGTGTCGCTGTTTGTGACCTGACTACTTCCTGGAAGAGTGGCCTTGCCCTTTGTGCTCTTATCCACCGATGCCAACCTGATCTGAT AGACTACGACTCTCTGGACGAGTCatcagtggaggaaaacatcCGCCTCGCATTTGACGTGGCTGAGCAAGAGTTTGGGATTTCACCTCTGATGACGGTGGAAGAGATGTCGTCTGTTGGAGAACCAGACTGTCTTTCTATGGTGATGTACCTGAGTCAGTTCTACCAGCTGCACAAAGAGTCACTGCACCCTGCTG GCTCCCTGAGTCAGAATGCTGATCTGAGAGCAGCTCTCTTCACTCCAGCCTCCCTCCTCAGCAGACTGGGAACCAGTCCGTCCAGGAAGAGAAACCCAAAA GAGCATGGAGACGCTCTGGGCAAAAGGAGAAGGACGAGTCCGGAGTGCGGAGAGCTGCAGGAG TCCCAAGACTTTAATGGCGACTTTGAAGAGAACTTTGTGGGCGGGACCAGCCGCTCCAGAGTTCGTCTGATGGCCAATCAGCTGCAGGCAAAGCTGGACGAGGGCTCTGCGACCTGCGTGACCTCTTcgtcttcttctgcttctgctctACGTCAGCAG cagggggcgccatCCAGCCTCCCTCCCTCAGAGTCTGCAGACCCCCCGCAGGCCACGCCTCCTGTTCAGTCGTCGTCATGGAGACCG AAGAAGCGGACCCTCCAGCAGGAGCAGATGAGTTTCCGCTTCAGGGAGAGGATCAAGTCTCAGTGGGCCGACAGCCGGGACCAGCAG TGTCTTCAGATGTACACCGCTGGAGTGAGCTCATTGGCTGAGCAGTTAACCAGCCGTTTTCAGCGTCAGCAGCAGAGTAGTTTG GTCTCCGTGGGAAGCGATGTCTGTTTCTTCTGCAAGCAGAAGGTTTATGTGATGGAGCGTCTGAGCGCCGAGGGGCTCTTCTTCCATCGCAGCTGCTTCCATTGTGATTCCTGCAGCGCCCCCCTCAGGCTGGTCTCCTACAGCTACGACCAGGATGCCG GAAGGTTTCGCTGCCTGCAGCATCCTGACTGCCGGCCGGCCGCTCCCAGGAAGAGAGCGACTCCCACGGGAACATCGGCG CCGTCTCCGTCCTCGGCCGCGTCCCTCTCCGGCTCTCTGAGCGAGCGGCGCCGGTCTTCAG CTGCGTCTCTGATGGCGGCGACGCCGGAGCGGATCGAGCTGGAGAACcgcaggaaggaggaggaggtaCCGGAGGAAGTCCAGAACCGGGTCAACCTGAGCCAAGCTGTGCATGTCAG ctcagaggaagaggaggatgaaggtccaggctgtgaggaagaggaggatgaaggtccaggctgtgaggaagaggaggatgaaggtcCAGGCTGTGTGACCTCTCAGGAGGCGAACGCTTTGAGGCGAGAAACtctgagagaggaagaggaaggcagCGCTGAAGACCAGTCCAGTGACG AGTTTCCTCCTCTGGGCCCACCTGTGAAgcgaggctccgccccctcctctCTGACTCCGCCCACTGGCCCGACGCCCTCCACCGCCTCCTTTGTCACTTCATCTGACTCCACCCCTGACTCTGACTTCACCAAAACTCCCCTCTCACCTGTGGTCGTCATGGAGACGGCAGCAGGGGGTCGGGGCTCGTTTGATGACATCACACCTGAGCTGCCACAGAAGAAGCCGCTGCTCCAGCAGGAGGACCGGGGGGCGGAGCCAGAGGAGGAGTCAGGCGGCATGAGACGTCGGAGCCACAGAGAGCCGCTTTCCACCCTCCCTCTGCTTCCGGGAGGCGGAGCTCTCTTCCTCCTCAAGAAGCTCCgggaggctccgccccctggcCAGGTGGAGCTCGGTGGGGGTGGAGCCAGAGGCCTGTTGAAGGCAGTTCTACCCGGAAACAGAAAGGAGCAGAAACGGAGGGGCGGGACTTTACCTGCAGAGAAGTTGAAGAGGCTCCCAGTCAATCACAGCAGGATTACAG TCGCAGGAGAGGAGTCCACTCTGGAGTCTTCAACGCTGCTGCAGAGATGTTCGCTAAAACCCGGAAACAAC TTGCAGCTGGAGTTGTTCGATCTCGTGTCTGAACTGCAGAGAGTTTccgtggaggaagaggaggtagAAGAGGAGAACCAG gTCTACGTCCCTCATGCTCTGGCCTTCAGGCGCTCGTATGGAGACAAG AGGAAGAAGCGCGTGAGGGACAGCGTCCCGGACTCGGATGGACAGTCTTCCTGTCCCACGGAGGTTGTGGGCGTCCTGGTCCCGCCCAAAGAGCCGTCCAGCCTCAGCGTGAGGGAGGCCATGTTCGAGAAACAGGAAGGGGACGAAGACGGAGACCTGGACGCCAAAATCACCCGCCGCGTCCAGAGAGCGGCCAGGAGGCAGGCCAAGAAGGAGCAGCTGAAGAGGCTGCACAAGGCCCAG ATGATTCAGCAGCGTCTGCAGCAGGTGGAGGTGAagcagagagagctggaggacaGAGGAGTGATGGTGGAGAAAGCTCTGCGAGGAGAAGCAG ACTACTGGGAGGACTCCAGCCACGGTCCAGACACAGAGCTTCACCTGGGAG GACTGGGCAAACTGGACaacctggttctgatgcagcagTGGTTCCGGCTGGTCCAGCAGAAGAACTCGCTGGTCCGATACGAATCGGAACTCATGATCTT CGCTCgggagctgcagctggaggaccGGCAGAGCCGCCTGCAGCAGGAGCTGAGGGAACGGATGGCCGTGAACG ATCACCTGAAGGGCGAGGAGCAGCTGGACGAGGAGCGGCGGATCCTGGAGGAGATGCTGGAGGTGGTGGAGCAGCGCGACGCCCTGGTGGCGCTGCTGGAGGAGCAGCGCCTACTGGACCGCCAGCaggaccagaacctggaggttctgctggCCGGGGCGCTCAGCTGGGCCTGA
- the LOC122826769 gene encoding protein-methionine sulfoxide oxidase mical3b-like isoform X10 codes for MGARVVVLEKRDSFSRNNVLHLWPFTIYDLRGLGAKKFCGKFCAGSIDHISIRQLQLVLLKVALLLGAEVHVNVEFKQLVEPPEDQHRNKEGWRMEVSPKSHPVSQMEFDVIIGADGRRNTLPGFRRKEFRGKLAIAITANFKNRNTSAEAKVEEISGVAFIFNQRFFQELRQETGIDLENIVYYKDDTHYFVMTAKKQSLLDKGVILQDFPDTEQLLSRGNVDQDALQAYAREAADFSTNHQLPILDFAMNHYGQPDVAMFDFTCMYASENAALIRQHHGHQLLVTLVGDSLLEPFWPMGTGVARGFLAALDSAWMIRSWAQGRAPLDVLAERESLYRLLPQTTPENMQKSIGLFTVDPVTRYMNISPLTVTPAQVRHLVHTGREAGLNTSESDIIRLPSPRLSRQESFSQSNLLLTWCQQQTHGYRGVAVCDLTTSWKSGLALCALIHRCQPDLIDYDSLDESSVEENIRLAFDVAEQEFGISPLMTVEEMSSVGEPDCLSMVMYLSQFYQLHKESLHPAGSLSQNADLRAALFTPASLLSRLGTSPSRKRNPKEHGDALGKRRRTSPECGELQESQDFNGDFEENFVGGTSRSRVRLMANQLQAKLDEGSATCVTSSSSSASALRQQQGAPSSLPPSESADPPQATPPVQSSSWRPKKRTLQQEQMSFRFRERIKSQWADSRDQQCLQMYTAGVSSLAEQLTSRFQRQQQSSLVSVGSDVCFFCKQKVYVMERLSAEGLFFHRSCFHCDSCSAPLRLVSYSYDQDAGRFRCLQHPDCRPAAPRKRATPTGTSAPSPSSAASLSGSLSERRRSSAASLMAATPERIELENRRKEEEVPEEVQNRVNLSQAVHVSSEEEEDEGPGCEEEEDEGPGCEEEEDEGPGCVTSQEANALRRETLREEEEGSAEDQSSDEGEYSPWETERRSGLWLLLEEEAEFPPLGPPVKRGSAPSSLTPPTGPTPSTASFVTSSDSTPDSDFTKTPLSPVVVMETAAGGRGSFDDITPELPQKKPLLQQEDRGAEPEEESGGMRRRSHREPLSTLPLLPGGGALFLLKKLREAPPPGQVELGGGGARGLLKAVLPGNRKEQKRRGGTLPAEKLKRLPVNHSRITVAGEESTLESSTLLQRCSLKPGNNLQLELFDLVSELQRVSVEEEEVEEENQVYVPHALAFRRSYGDKRKKRVRDSVPDSDGQSSCPTEVVGVLVPPKEPSSLSVREAMFEKQEGDEDGDLDAKITRRVQRAARRQAKKEQLKRLHKAQMIQQRLQQVEVKQRELEDRGVMVEKALRGEADYWEDSSHGPDTELHLGGLGKLDNLVLMQQWFRLVQQKNSLVRYESELMIFARELQLEDRQSRLQQELRERMAVNDHLKGEEQLDEERRILEEMLEVVEQRDALVALLEEQRLLDRQQDQNLEVLLAGALSWA; via the exons ATGGGAGCCCGAGTGGTAGTCCTGGAGAAAAGGGACTCGTTCTCCAGAAACAACGTGCTCCACCTTTGGCCCTTCACCATCTATGACCTGAGGGGCCTCGGGGCCAAAAAGTTCTGCGGAAAGTTTTGTGCAGGCTCCATCGACCACATCA GTATTCGCCAGCTGCAGCTCGTTCTGCTGAAGGTGGCCTTGCTCCTTGGGGCTGAAGTCCATGTCAATGTTGAGTTCAAGCAGCTGGTGGAGCCACCAGAGGACCAGCACAGAAACA AGGAGGGCTGGAGGATGGAGGTGAGTCCAAAGTCCCACCCAGTCAGTCAGATGGAGTTTGACGTCATCATTGGAGCAGATGGACGCAGGAACACACTGCCAG GCTTCAGGCGTAAGGAGTTCAGGGGAAAACTGGCCATTGCCATCACAGCcaacttcaaaaacagaaacacctcAGCCGAGGCCAAAGTGGAAGAGATCAGCGGAGTGGCTTTCATCTTCAACCAGAGATTCTTTCAGGAGCTGCGGCAAGAAACTG GTATTGACTTGGAGAACATCGTCTACTACAAGGACGACACACACTACTTTGTTATGACAGCAAAGAAACAGAGCCTCTTGGACAAAGGAGTCATTCTACAA GACTTTCCGGACACAGAGCAGCTCCTCTCTCGAGGGAATGTGGACCAGGATGCTTTGCAGGCATACGCCCGTGAGGCCGCAGACTTCTCCACCAATCACCAGCTGCCAATCCTGGACTTCGCCATGAACCACTACGGTCAGCCGGACGTCGCCATGTTCGACTTTACCTGCATGTACGCATCAGAAAACGCTGCCTTGATTCGCCAGCACCACGGACACCAGCTGCTGGTCACATTGGTTGGAGACAGTCTGCTGGAG CCCTTTTGGCCGATGGGGACAGGTGTGGCACGGGGATTCCTAGCAGCTCTGGATTCAGCCTGGATGATCAGAAGTTGGGCTCAGGGTAGAGCACCATTAGATGTCCTGGCTGAGAG GGAGAGTCTGTACCGTCTGCTGCCTCAGACGACTCCAGAGAACATGCAGAAGAGCATCGGTCTGTTCACCGTAGATCCGGTAACGAGATACATGAACATCAGCCCTCTGACCGTCACACCTGCTCAG GTGAGACACCTGGTACATACAGGTAGAGAGGCGGGGCTAAACACAAGTGAGAGTGATATTATCCGGCTGCCTTCCCCCAGACTTTCAAGACAAG AGTCCTTCTCTCAGTCCAATCTGCTGCTGACTTGGTGTCAGCAGCAGACTCATGGTTACAGAGGTGTCGCTGTTTGTGACCTGACTACTTCCTGGAAGAGTGGCCTTGCCCTTTGTGCTCTTATCCACCGATGCCAACCTGATCTGAT AGACTACGACTCTCTGGACGAGTCatcagtggaggaaaacatcCGCCTCGCATTTGACGTGGCTGAGCAAGAGTTTGGGATTTCACCTCTGATGACGGTGGAAGAGATGTCGTCTGTTGGAGAACCAGACTGTCTTTCTATGGTGATGTACCTGAGTCAGTTCTACCAGCTGCACAAAGAGTCACTGCACCCTGCTG GCTCCCTGAGTCAGAATGCTGATCTGAGAGCAGCTCTCTTCACTCCAGCCTCCCTCCTCAGCAGACTGGGAACCAGTCCGTCCAGGAAGAGAAACCCAAAA GAGCATGGAGACGCTCTGGGCAAAAGGAGAAGGACGAGTCCGGAGTGCGGAGAGCTGCAGGAG TCCCAAGACTTTAATGGCGACTTTGAAGAGAACTTTGTGGGCGGGACCAGCCGCTCCAGAGTTCGTCTGATGGCCAATCAGCTGCAGGCAAAGCTGGACGAGGGCTCTGCGACCTGCGTGACCTCTTcgtcttcttctgcttctgctctACGTCAGCAG cagggggcgccatCCAGCCTCCCTCCCTCAGAGTCTGCAGACCCCCCGCAGGCCACGCCTCCTGTTCAGTCGTCGTCATGGAGACCG AAGAAGCGGACCCTCCAGCAGGAGCAGATGAGTTTCCGCTTCAGGGAGAGGATCAAGTCTCAGTGGGCCGACAGCCGGGACCAGCAG TGTCTTCAGATGTACACCGCTGGAGTGAGCTCATTGGCTGAGCAGTTAACCAGCCGTTTTCAGCGTCAGCAGCAGAGTAGTTTG GTCTCCGTGGGAAGCGATGTCTGTTTCTTCTGCAAGCAGAAGGTTTATGTGATGGAGCGTCTGAGCGCCGAGGGGCTCTTCTTCCATCGCAGCTGCTTCCATTGTGATTCCTGCAGCGCCCCCCTCAGGCTGGTCTCCTACAGCTACGACCAGGATGCCG GAAGGTTTCGCTGCCTGCAGCATCCTGACTGCCGGCCGGCCGCTCCCAGGAAGAGAGCGACTCCCACGGGAACATCGGCG CCGTCTCCGTCCTCGGCCGCGTCCCTCTCCGGCTCTCTGAGCGAGCGGCGCCGGTCTTCAG CTGCGTCTCTGATGGCGGCGACGCCGGAGCGGATCGAGCTGGAGAACcgcaggaaggaggaggaggtaCCGGAGGAAGTCCAGAACCGGGTCAACCTGAGCCAAGCTGTGCATGTCAG ctcagaggaagaggaggatgaaggtccaggctgtgaggaagaggaggatgaaggtccaggctgtgaggaagaggaggatgaaggtcCAGGCTGTGTGACCTCTCAGGAGGCGAACGCTTTGAGGCGAGAAACtctgagagaggaagaggaaggcagCGCTGAAGACCAGTCCAGTGACG AAGGGGAGTACAGCCCCTGGGAGACGGAGCGCCGCTCGGGTCTGTGGCTCCTGTTAGAGGAGGAAGCAG AGTTTCCTCCTCTGGGCCCACCTGTGAAgcgaggctccgccccctcctctCTGACTCCGCCCACTGGCCCGACGCCCTCCACCGCCTCCTTTGTCACTTCATCTGACTCCACCCCTGACTCTGACTTCACCAAAACTCCCCTCTCACCTGTGGTCGTCATGGAGACGGCAGCAGGGGGTCGGGGCTCGTTTGATGACATCACACCTGAGCTGCCACAGAAGAAGCCGCTGCTCCAGCAGGAGGACCGGGGGGCGGAGCCAGAGGAGGAGTCAGGCGGCATGAGACGTCGGAGCCACAGAGAGCCGCTTTCCACCCTCCCTCTGCTTCCGGGAGGCGGAGCTCTCTTCCTCCTCAAGAAGCTCCgggaggctccgccccctggcCAGGTGGAGCTCGGTGGGGGTGGAGCCAGAGGCCTGTTGAAGGCAGTTCTACCCGGAAACAGAAAGGAGCAGAAACGGAGGGGCGGGACTTTACCTGCAGAGAAGTTGAAGAGGCTCCCAGTCAATCACAGCAGGATTACAG TCGCAGGAGAGGAGTCCACTCTGGAGTCTTCAACGCTGCTGCAGAGATGTTCGCTAAAACCCGGAAACAAC TTGCAGCTGGAGTTGTTCGATCTCGTGTCTGAACTGCAGAGAGTTTccgtggaggaagaggaggtagAAGAGGAGAACCAG gTCTACGTCCCTCATGCTCTGGCCTTCAGGCGCTCGTATGGAGACAAG AGGAAGAAGCGCGTGAGGGACAGCGTCCCGGACTCGGATGGACAGTCTTCCTGTCCCACGGAGGTTGTGGGCGTCCTGGTCCCGCCCAAAGAGCCGTCCAGCCTCAGCGTGAGGGAGGCCATGTTCGAGAAACAGGAAGGGGACGAAGACGGAGACCTGGACGCCAAAATCACCCGCCGCGTCCAGAGAGCGGCCAGGAGGCAGGCCAAGAAGGAGCAGCTGAAGAGGCTGCACAAGGCCCAG ATGATTCAGCAGCGTCTGCAGCAGGTGGAGGTGAagcagagagagctggaggacaGAGGAGTGATGGTGGAGAAAGCTCTGCGAGGAGAAGCAG ACTACTGGGAGGACTCCAGCCACGGTCCAGACACAGAGCTTCACCTGGGAG GACTGGGCAAACTGGACaacctggttctgatgcagcagTGGTTCCGGCTGGTCCAGCAGAAGAACTCGCTGGTCCGATACGAATCGGAACTCATGATCTT CGCTCgggagctgcagctggaggaccGGCAGAGCCGCCTGCAGCAGGAGCTGAGGGAACGGATGGCCGTGAACG ATCACCTGAAGGGCGAGGAGCAGCTGGACGAGGAGCGGCGGATCCTGGAGGAGATGCTGGAGGTGGTGGAGCAGCGCGACGCCCTGGTGGCGCTGCTGGAGGAGCAGCGCCTACTGGACCGCCAGCaggaccagaacctggaggttctgctggCCGGGGCGCTCAGCTGGGCCTGA